Proteins encoded by one window of Erysipelothrix rhusiopathiae:
- the tsaE gene encoding tRNA (adenosine(37)-N6)-threonylcarbamoyltransferase complex ATPase subunit type 1 TsaE — translation MKKQIKTYSVTETMKLGEQLGQSLTKGCLISLAGDLGVGKTAFTKGLAKGLEINETISSPTFTILKEYDGRLNLKHIDAYRLEGVSSDAIGLFDLLDDRNVVVLEWGKYLDDLDFKIDYLITLDYEDENERTITIEELN, via the coding sequence ATGAAAAAACAAATAAAAACATACTCAGTAACTGAGACAATGAAACTCGGAGAGCAACTTGGACAAAGTCTAACGAAAGGTTGCCTCATTTCTCTAGCAGGTGATTTGGGAGTTGGGAAAACAGCTTTCACAAAAGGTCTTGCAAAGGGATTAGAAATTAACGAAACGATTAGTAGTCCAACATTTACGATCTTAAAGGAATACGATGGACGACTGAACCTAAAACATATTGATGCATATCGATTAGAGGGTGTATCATCCGACGCAATCGGTCTTTTTGACTTATTGGATGATCGTAATGTCGTCGTACTTGAATGGGGTAAGTACTTAGATGATTTAGATTTCAAAATCGATTATTTAATTACTCTAGATTATGAAGATGAAAATGAGAGAACGATTACAATTGAGGAGCTAAATTAA
- the tsaB gene encoding tRNA (adenosine(37)-N6)-threonylcarbamoyltransferase complex dimerization subunit type 1 TsaB: MNTLIIDTSHKFLAVGLKVNDVLKVNKQSLMDKKQSEFLLTYVDKAIQEAGLAPMDIDKIVITSGPGSYTGLRIGMTFAKTFALTNHKLEIYKVNTLLSLSGNNNGFSFIDARSDRVFGAFVSDGIVKDERIYTLEELVDINVDLFGDLELVHKAVEQPQIIQNIIDVEKSWEMESNIDLLVPNYLK, translated from the coding sequence ATGAATACACTAATTATAGATACATCGCATAAATTTCTTGCTGTTGGTTTGAAAGTGAATGATGTACTAAAGGTAAATAAACAATCACTCATGGATAAAAAACAATCTGAATTCTTATTAACTTATGTTGATAAAGCAATTCAAGAAGCTGGATTAGCGCCAATGGATATCGATAAAATCGTAATTACTAGTGGTCCCGGTAGCTATACAGGATTAAGAATCGGTATGACATTTGCTAAAACATTTGCTCTTACAAACCATAAGCTTGAGATATACAAAGTCAATACATTACTTTCTTTATCAGGAAATAATAACGGTTTCTCATTTATTGATGCGAGATCAGATCGTGTTTTCGGTGCTTTTGTTTCAGATGGTATCGTCAAGGATGAGCGCATCTATACGCTTGAAGAGTTAGTTGATATCAATGTTGATCTATTTGGTGATCTTGAATTAGTTCATAAAGCAGTAGAACAACCACAAATAATTCAAAATATAATCGATGTTGAGAAATCGTGGGAAATGGAATCGAATATTGACTTACTCGTTCCCAATTATTTAAAATAA